Proteins encoded by one window of Clostridium cagae:
- a CDS encoding PAS domain-containing sensor histidine kinase yields MNSHENSIKRKYTIEDLENILDSIPNCIWTKDKNGEYTYVNKTFSENMNLSKDEIIGKTDFDFGNTKLAKIFDKDDKKVLSRNIPTLSENKIKIQGKKRWFEIYKTPLKRKDNSFPWIMAIARDTTFDKTLDEDLQNLFNANKSYELNNDIILPAINTKDIIDNKNTSNKYLYKLQKIIDSLSSRLKTEGVSLFLYNKSDKCLNLYLNAGKSNINVKDIIPLTNNDIINLNKNIYNNVFEVNKNSIFCTYQKKYQKNNSIHCIRSCSIKYSNDLIGVLNIYYPTNYTPKFSQEDFIKSTCNKLGILIKNHILSCQLKNEFQKRLYIEKELELFLDTATDSCALVDFDGTFLKISNNFTNTLGWNEDELLDKKFQDLIYPDDIEKSNNFRKNVRDSGKFKGSGLIHRYLCKNGQYKTLEWNWNLIQDENHIILTGKDITEEKKLKEEKKHLEETVALETLKTTFFANVSHEFRTPLNIILTAIQLISIKLSNCPCSEEKEKIFQYIRGIKQNSYRLLKLVNNLLDLTKIDGGYYELKSIKCNIVNLIEEIVLSVADHIGSKKREIIFDTTEEEILTSCDPEKIETILLNLLSNAVKFTKENDSIEVNLNVDSYYKNVVVSVKDSGCKIDKEDAKIIFNRFTQLDALLNRRCEGSGIGLALVKSLVDLHGGDIWVNTLFEDGAEIIFTIPIKELESKKISEFHTKTLNANIERYNVEFSDIYNL; encoded by the coding sequence ATGAATTCCCACGAAAATTCTATAAAAAGAAAATATACAATTGAAGATTTAGAAAATATACTAGATTCTATACCTAATTGTATATGGACAAAGGATAAAAATGGTGAATATACTTATGTAAATAAAACTTTTTCTGAAAATATGAATCTTTCAAAAGATGAAATTATCGGAAAAACTGATTTTGATTTTGGAAATACTAAACTTGCTAAAATTTTTGATAAAGATGATAAAAAAGTATTATCAAGAAATATTCCAACATTAAGTGAAAACAAAATAAAGATTCAAGGAAAAAAGCGATGGTTTGAAATTTATAAAACCCCATTAAAAAGAAAAGATAATAGTTTTCCTTGGATTATGGCTATAGCAAGAGATACTACTTTTGATAAAACATTAGATGAAGATTTGCAAAATCTTTTTAATGCCAATAAATCATATGAATTAAACAATGATATTATACTTCCTGCAATTAACACCAAAGATATTATTGACAATAAGAATACTAGTAATAAATATTTATATAAATTACAAAAAATTATTGACAGTTTATCTAGTAGATTAAAAACTGAGGGCGTTAGCTTATTTTTGTATAATAAATCTGATAAATGTTTAAATTTATATTTAAATGCAGGCAAAAGTAATATTAATGTTAAAGATATAATTCCACTAACTAATAATGATATTATCAATTTGAATAAAAATATATATAATAATGTTTTTGAAGTTAATAAAAATAGTATATTTTGCACTTATCAGAAAAAATATCAAAAAAATAATTCTATACATTGTATAAGATCTTGTAGTATAAAATATTCCAATGATTTAATTGGTGTATTAAATATTTATTATCCAACAAACTATACCCCTAAATTTTCACAAGAAGATTTTATAAAATCAACCTGTAATAAACTAGGAATATTAATAAAAAATCATATTCTTTCCTGTCAATTAAAAAATGAATTTCAAAAACGTCTTTATATAGAAAAAGAATTAGAATTATTTTTAGACACGGCAACTGATTCATGCGCTTTAGTAGATTTTGACGGAACCTTTCTTAAAATAAGCAACAATTTTACTAATACGCTTGGTTGGAATGAAGATGAACTTTTAGATAAAAAATTTCAAGATTTAATTTATCCAGATGATATTGAAAAATCTAATAATTTTAGAAAAAACGTACGTGATTCAGGTAAATTTAAAGGTTCTGGACTTATTCATAGATACCTTTGTAAAAATGGTCAATATAAAACACTAGAGTGGAATTGGAATTTAATTCAAGATGAAAATCATATTATATTAACTGGTAAAGATATAACTGAAGAAAAAAAATTAAAAGAAGAAAAAAAGCATTTAGAGGAAACAGTAGCATTAGAGACTTTAAAAACAACTTTTTTTGCTAATGTCTCTCATGAATTTAGAACTCCACTTAATATAATACTTACAGCAATTCAATTAATCTCTATAAAATTATCTAATTGCCCTTGTTCTGAAGAGAAAGAAAAAATTTTTCAATATATTAGGGGAATAAAACAAAACTCTTATAGATTATTAAAGTTAGTAAATAACTTATTGGATTTAACAAAAATAGATGGTGGGTATTACGAGTTAAAATCAATAAAATGTAATATAGTTAATTTAATTGAAGAAATAGTTTTATCTGTTGCAGATCATATTGGTAGTAAAAAAAGAGAGATAATATTTGACACAACAGAAGAAGAAATTTTAACATCATGTGATCCAGAAAAAATTGAAACAATATTATTAAACTTATTATCAAATGCAGTAAAATTCACCAAAGAAAATGATTCAATCGAAGTAAATTTAAATGTAGATTCTTATTATAAAAATGTAGTTGTATCTGTAAAGGATAGTGGATGTAAAATTGACAAAGAAGATGCTAAAATAATTTTTAATAGATTTACGCAACTAGATGCGTTATTAAATAGACGTTGTGAGGGTAGTGGCATTGGACTTGCTTTAGTAAAGTCTTTAGTAGATTTACATGGTGGTGATATTTGGGTAAATACTCTATTTGAAGATGGAGCTGAAATCATCTTTACTATTCCAATTAAAGAACTTGAATCTAAAAAAATTTCAGAATTTCATACTAAAACATTAAATGCCAACATTGAACGTTATAATGTTGAATTTTCTGATATATATAATCTTTAA
- the speB gene encoding agmatinase, producing the protein MNKNVETFIGCDNNYDESKIVIFGAPFDSTTSFRPGTRFASKVMRSESFGIETYSIYQDRDLEDICIFDGGDLELSFGNPENALTDIENFTAELINDNKIPCMIGGEHLVTLGAFRAISKKYPDIHVIHFDAHADLRDEYLGQKLSHATVMHRVWDIIGDNRIFQFGIRSGEKNEIYWGRNHVFTNKFNFHRLEEIIDELKEKPVYFTLDLDVLDPSIFPGTGTPEAGGVTFMELLKAILDVSKLNIVGMDINELCPIYDQSGSSTALACKVLRELLLSIY; encoded by the coding sequence ATGAATAAAAATGTAGAAACTTTTATAGGGTGTGACAATAATTATGATGAATCAAAAATAGTTATTTTTGGAGCACCTTTTGATTCAACAACATCATTTAGACCAGGAACAAGATTTGCCAGCAAAGTAATGAGAAGTGAGTCTTTTGGAATTGAAACTTATAGCATATATCAAGATAGGGACTTAGAAGATATATGCATTTTTGATGGAGGAGATTTAGAACTTAGTTTTGGAAATCCAGAAAATGCATTAACTGATATTGAAAATTTTACAGCTGAGTTAATTAATGATAATAAAATACCATGTATGATTGGGGGAGAACACTTAGTTACATTAGGAGCATTTAGAGCTATAAGTAAAAAATATCCTGATATTCATGTTATACATTTCGATGCTCATGCAGATTTAAGGGATGAATATTTAGGTCAAAAGTTATCTCATGCGACAGTTATGCATAGGGTATGGGATATAATTGGAGATAATAGAATATTTCAATTTGGGATTAGATCAGGAGAGAAGAATGAAATATATTGGGGACGAAATCATGTATTTACCAATAAATTTAATTTTCATAGATTAGAAGAAATTATTGATGAATTAAAAGAAAAACCAGTATACTTTACATTGGATTTAGATGTATTAGATCCATCAATATTTCCAGGGACAGGAACTCCCGAAGCAGGTGGTGTTACTTTTATGGAATTATTAAAAGCTATATTAGATGTAAGTAAATTAAATATTGTAGGAATGGATATAAATGAACTTTGCCCAATATATGATCAAAGTGGAAGTTCAACAGCATTAGCTTGCAAAGTATTAAGGGAATTGTTACTTAGTATTTATTAA
- the nspC gene encoding carboxynorspermidine decarboxylase → MLNDIDLKKLPSPCYLVDERLLKKNLERLNYVQKETGANIILATKAFSMYSTFPLIGKYLKGVTSSSLFEARLGYEEMGKQVHIYSPAYRQDEFDEIMKYCDHIIFNSFNQWRLYKDKVKKYKNKKIECGIRINPEYSEIETDIYNPCFENSRMGVSLENFKSEDLYGIDGLHFHTMCEQNSDTLARTIKVVDKNFGKYIKKMKWLNFGGGHHITREDYDINTLIETILYMKNKYEIDIYLEPGEAVALNSGFLVCTVLDIIKNGMNIAIVDTSAACHMPDVLEMPYRPHIINSGMSNQYEYAYRLGAPTCLAGDIIGDYSFKEPLKVGDKLVFCDMAIYSMVKNNTFNGINLPAIVKYSDEKGVEIIKKFGYEDFKSRL, encoded by the coding sequence GTGTTAAATGATATAGATTTAAAAAAATTACCATCACCATGTTATTTGGTTGATGAAAGACTTTTAAAAAAGAATTTAGAAAGACTAAATTATGTTCAAAAAGAGACTGGAGCAAATATAATTCTTGCAACAAAAGCCTTTTCTATGTATTCTACATTCCCTTTGATAGGAAAGTACTTAAAAGGAGTTACTTCAAGTTCACTTTTTGAAGCTAGACTTGGATATGAAGAGATGGGAAAGCAAGTACACATATATTCTCCAGCGTATAGACAAGATGAATTTGATGAAATAATGAAATATTGTGATCATATAATATTTAATTCTTTCAATCAATGGAGACTTTATAAGGACAAAGTAAAAAAATATAAGAATAAGAAAATAGAATGTGGAATTCGTATAAATCCAGAGTATTCAGAGATAGAAACTGATATATATAATCCTTGTTTTGAAAATTCAAGAATGGGAGTTAGCCTAGAAAATTTTAAATCAGAAGATCTTTACGGAATAGATGGATTACATTTTCATACTATGTGTGAACAAAATTCAGATACTTTAGCTCGTACTATTAAAGTTGTTGATAAAAACTTTGGTAAATATATAAAGAAAATGAAATGGTTAAATTTTGGTGGTGGACATCATATAACAAGAGAAGATTATGATATTAATACTTTAATAGAAACAATCTTATATATGAAAAATAAATATGAAATTGATATTTATTTAGAACCAGGTGAAGCAGTAGCTTTAAATAGTGGATTTTTAGTGTGCACTGTTTTAGACATAATAAAAAATGGGATGAATATTGCAATAGTAGATACATCAGCAGCTTGTCATATGCCTGATGTACTTGAAATGCCATATAGACCACATATTATAAATTCAGGCATGTCAAATCAGTATGAATATGCATATAGATTAGGCGCACCAACTTGTCTTGCAGGAGATATAATAGGAGATTATTCTTTCAAAGAACCTTTAAAAGTAGGAGATAAGCTAGTGTTTTGTGATATGGCTATTTATTCAATGGTTAAAAATAATACTTTTAATGGAATAAATTTGCCTGCTATAGTTAAATATAGTGATGAAAAAGGTGTAGAAATTATAAAGAAATTTGGATATGAAGATTTTAAATCACGATTATAA